In one Rutidosis leptorrhynchoides isolate AG116_Rl617_1_P2 chromosome 8, CSIRO_AGI_Rlap_v1, whole genome shotgun sequence genomic region, the following are encoded:
- the LOC139863486 gene encoding uncharacterized protein — translation MGVKNMKKVPVLLIMVMCCLSSMAEAEYFKYKDPKQPMGIRIKDLMKRMTLEEKIGQMTQIDHKVASNKVINKYLIGSVFSGGGSVPAKHASPQTWVDMVNDYQKGAISTCLGIPIIYGIDVVHGHNNVYKATIFPHNVGLGVTRDPVLAKKIGAATALEVRATGTTILSAVKKMVDPKTKVVYNENPSGEMVKSGKFDYAIVVVREHPYAESFGDSMNLTIAEPGLSTIQNVCGSVICVVIVISGRPVVVELYVKNIDALVAAWLPGTEGQGVVDALFGDYAFTGKLART, via the exons ATGGGGGTCAAAAACATGAAAAAAGTTCCAGTTTTGTTGATTATGGTGATGTGTTGCTTATCTTCCATGGCTGAAGCAGAGTACTTCAAGTACAAAGATCCTAAACAACCAATGGGCATTCGGATTAAAGACTTGATGAAAAGGATGACATTAGAAGAAAAAATTGGCCAAATGACACAAATTGATCACAAAGTTGCATCCAATAAGGTCATCAACAAGTACTTAATTG GGAGTGTTTTTAGTGGGGGTGGGAGTGTTCCAGCTAAACATGCATCACCACAAACATGGGTTGACATGGTCAACGATTACCAAAAGGGTGCAATATCGACCTGTTTGGGGATACCAATTATCTATGGGATTGATGTTGTCCATGGACATAACAATGTTTACAAAGCTACAATCTTTCCTCACAATGTTGGCCTTGGTGTTACCAG GGACCCTGTTCTTGCTAAGAAGATAGGAGCTGCAACTGCCCTTGAAGTTAGAGCCACTG GCACTACAATCCTTTCGGCTGTAAAGAAAATGGTTGACCCGAAAACTAAAGTGGTATACAATGAGAACCCAAGTGGGGAGATGGTCAAGTCAGGAAAATTTGACTATGCTATTGTGGTGGTAAGAGAGCACCCGTATGCTGAGTCATTTGGAGACAGCATGAATCTGACAATTGCAGAGCCTGGACTGAGCACCATCCAAAACGTTTGCGGTTCGGTGATATGTGTGGTGATTGTGATCAGTGGTCGGCCCGTTGTGGTGGAACTATATGTTAAAAACATAGACGCACTTGTGGCTGCTTGGCTTCCAGGAACTGAGGGTCAAGGTGTCGTGGATGCCTTGTTTGGTGATTATGCTTTTACTGGCAAGCTTGCACGTACTTAG